One Acanthochromis polyacanthus isolate Apoly-LR-REF ecotype Palm Island chromosome 6, KAUST_Apoly_ChrSc, whole genome shotgun sequence DNA segment encodes these proteins:
- the kiaa2013 gene encoding uncharacterized protein KIAA2013 homolog — protein MWLQQRLKGLPGLLSSSWARRLLIGVLLFLIIYWYQGAERRWSFFRGSAVPDGAAGECLLTEIHRWKSLVERGEGIYRTPQEQLDSPFVSGNGHILLDIDSNKLWVASSSQPGSSPVHQTEYSPRVGVYLEGRQAEAQASLLWFRKGAVLSVRCASPASLQSARDCVTIREEFIAHRSRPNVYLQRIHINNPSDRAATLGVSSGSSSFGSKFSTSTEKLEDREILLSSGRVPVENNRMVLVVVVTKKLNSRIQLSPKSDYTDNILSVVWTSEPIESSKIEETFSALRDGAKKELGELLRSSMDELVVDHQQAWMDLFISGVEMRKITDSHTPSSRTVNTTLYYTLSSSTAPLLDRRLSGEERTRLASSLKYADHCFSGHATMHAENLWPERVSSTAQILQLVTLWTLTLQKRGCKVLVAAGAHGAMQGMVLSFGGLQFTENHLQFQADPDVLHNSYALRGIHYNQDLINLAVLLDVEGKPFLHVSVKPQEKPVKLYACEAGCLNEPVELTSEIKGHTFPVMVTQPITPLLYISTDLQHLQDLHHTLHLKGILAHEEHMAIRYPGLPFLFWFSVASLITLFHLFLFKLIYNEYCGPGAKPLFRSKV, from the exons atgtggctacAGCAAAGACTGAAGGGGCTACCAGGCTTGTTATCAAGTAGCTGGGCAAGAAGGCTGCTCATAGGAGTACTGCTCTTCCTCATCATCTACTGGTACCAGGGAGCAGAACGCAGATGGAGCTTCTTCAGAGGCTCTGCGGTCCCCGACGGGGCGGCTGGAGAGTGCCTGCTGACTGAAATCCACAGGTGGAAATCTCTCgtagagagaggagaggggataTACAGAACACCTCAGGAGCAATTAGACTCGCCTTTTGTATCAGGTAACGGGCATATTTTGCTTGATATTGACTCTAACAAATTATGGGTAGCATCTTCTTCGCAGCCCGGCTCTTCTCCTGTACACCAGACTGAATACTCCCCTCGGGTTGGCGTCTATCTGGAGGGGAGGCAAGCTGAGGCTCAGGCCAGTTTGCTGTGGTTCAGGAAGGGAGCTGTGCTGTCAGTCCGCTGTGCCTCTCCAGCCTCTCTGCAGTCTGCCCGGGACTGTGTCACCATCAGAGAGGAGTTCATCGCTCACAGAAGCAGACCTAACGTTTATCTGCAACGTATTCACATCAATAACCCCTCTGACAGGGCCGCTACCTTGGGCGTTTCCTCTGGCAGTTCCTCCTTTGGCAGCAAGTTCTCTACCAGTACAGAGAAGCTGGAGGACAGAGAGATACTGCTGTCTTCTGGCAGGGTGCCAGTGGAGAATAACCGGATGGTGCTGGTAGTGGTGGTCACCAAAAAACTGAACAGCAGGATTCAGCTTTCTCCTAAATCAGATTACACAGACAACATCCTGTCAGTTGTGTGGACCTCAGAGCCCATCGAGTCTTCGAAGATTGAGGAAACCTTCAGCGCCCTCAGAGATGGAGCTAAAAAGGAGCTTGGGGAGCTGTTGAGGTCAAGTATGGATGAACTGGTAGTAGATCACCAGCAGGCCTGGATGGACCTCTTCATTTCAG ggGTTGAAATGAGGAAGATCACAGATTCACACACACCATCAAGCCGCACAGTAAACACCACCCTCTACTATACTCTGTCCTCCTCCACGGCTCCCCTGCTGGACCGAAGGCTGAGTGGTGAGGAGCGCACTCGTCTTGCATCCAGTCTGAAATATGCTGACCACTGCTTCAGCGGCCATGCCACCATGCATGCAGAAAACCTGTGGCCTGAGAGGGTGAGCAGTACCGCTCAGATCCTGCAACTGGTCACATTGTGGACTTTGACTTTGCAGAAGAGAGGTTGCAAGGTACTGGTGGCAGCAGGAGCACACGGAGCCATGCAGGGCATGGTGCTCAGCTTTGGTGGCCTTCAGTTCACAGAGAACCACCTTCAGTTCCAGGCTGATCCAGACGTGCTGCACAACAGCTACGCCCTGAGAGGGATCCACTACAATCAAGACCTCATTAACCTGGCGGTCCTGCTTGATGTGGAGGGAAAGCCTTTTCTTCACGTGTCGGTTAAGCCCCAGGAGAAGCCGGTCAAGCTCTACGCCTGCGAGGCAGGCTGCCTCAATGAGCCTGTGGAGCTGACGTCAGAAATCAAAGGTCACACATTCCCTGTCATGGTGACCCAGCCCATCACACCACTGCTTTACATCTCCACAGACTTGCAGCACTTGCAGGACCTCCATCACACTCTGCACCTCAAGGGCATCCTGGCCCATGAGGAGCACATGGCCATCAGGTATCCAGGCCTGCCCTTCCTTTTCTGGTTCAGCGTGGCCTCTCTCATAACTCTGTTTCATCTATTCCTCTTCAAGCTCATATACAACGAGTACTGTGGCCCTGGTGCTAAGCCCCTCTTCAGGAGCAAGGTATAA
- the plod1a gene encoding procollagen-lysine,2-oxoglutarate 5-dioxygenase 1, translating to MRRSSFLLFTGILVCLLFLALSHCEEHRLPEEKLLVVTVATKDTDGFRRFMRSAKHFNYTVKVLGRSQKWNGGDYMSAPGGGQKVRLLKAALEKMKNADQIILFIDSYDVVFASSPKELLKKFQQSKHRVVFSSETLIWPDRHLEDKHPHVREGNRFLGSGGFIGYLPNIKEMVANWTGEDNESDQLFFTKIYIDPAKRKSINITLDSKCRLFQNLHGALDEVVLKFEDSRVRARNVLYDTLPVIIHGNGPTKLQINYLGNYIPNAWTFETGCTVCHEDLYSLKALKESEYPLVMIGIFIQQPTPFVTVFFERLLKLQYPKNRLKLFIYNQEAHHGPQVSSFQQNHGSLYQDIKVMGPKEEIDATASRNLAFDLCRNDKDCDYFFSLNIEVVLKNENTLKILIEQNLPIVAPMITRAGRLWSNFWGALSGDGYYARSEDYVDIVQGQRVGVWNVPYVSSVYLVKASLLRSALKDYELFNSPILDPDMAYCHNVRNKGIFMYVTNMHTFGRILSTENYQTTHLHNDLWQIFENPVDWQDRYIHANYTRIMKDNLIETPCPDVYWFPIFSDVACNHLVEEMEHYGKWSGGGNVDTRIQGGYENVPTIDIHMNQVNFEKEWQKFLLEYIAPITEKMYPGYYTKAQFDLAFVVRYKKDEQPSLKPHHDASTFTINIALNQVGLDYQGGGCRFLRYDCSVQAPRKGWALMHPGRLTHYHEGLPTTGGVRYIAVSFVDP from the exons ATGAGGCGTTCCTCTTTTCTGTTGTTCACGGGGATTTTGGTCTGTTTACTTTTTCTCGCACTTTCACACTGTGAAGAGCATCGACTCCCTGAAG agaAACTTCTCGTTGTGACCGTTGCAACCAAAGACACTGATGGCTTCAGGCGTTTCATGAGGTCGGCTAAACACTTTAACTACACTGTCAAG GTTCTTGGCCGAAGTCAGAAATGGAATGGGGGTGACTACATGTCGGCTCCAGGAGGAGGCCAGAAGGTGCGACTCCTTAAAGCAGCCCTGGAGAAGATGAAAAATGCTGATCAAATCATCCTTTTTATTGACAG CTACGATGTGGTTTTTGCTTCGAGTCCCAAAGAGCTGCTCAAGAAGTTCCAGCAGTCCAAACACAGGGTGGTGTTTTCCTCTGAGACCCTGATCTGGCCTGACCGGCACCTGGAGGACAAACACCCTCATGTCAGGGAGGGCAACAGGTTCCTCGGCTCAGGTG GTTTCATTGGCTACCTTCCTAACATTAAAGAAATGGTTGCTAACTGGACAGGAGAAGACAATGAGAGTGACCAGCTGTTCTTCACCAAGATTTACATTGATCCAGCAAAACGA AAATCCATAAATATCACCCTGGACAGCAAGTGCAGATTGTTCCAGAACCTACATGGAGCCCTCG aTGAAGTAGTGCTGAAGTTTGAGGATAGTCGAGTGCGAGCCAGAAACGTGCTGTATGATACACTGCCTGTCATCATCCATGGGAATGGACCAACAAAG CTCCAGATCAACTATCTGGGTAATTACATCCCCAACGCATGGACGTTTGAAACTGGATGCACGGTGTGCCATGAGGATCTATATTCACTCAAAGCTCTCAAG GAAAGTGAATACCCACTGGTGATGATTGGCATCTTCATTCAGCAACCCACGCCGTTTgtcacagttttctttgaacGGCTGCTGAAGCTGCAGTACCCCAAGAACAGGCTCAAGCTTTTCATTTACAATCAG GAAGCCCATCATGGTCCTCAGGTCAGCTCGTTCCAGCAGAATCATGGAAGCCTTTATCAGGACATCAAAGTCATGGGCCCTAAAGAAGAGATCGATGCAACTGCGTCACGCAACCTGGCTTT TGATTTATGCCGGAACGACAAGGACTGTGACTATTTCTTCAGCTTGAACATTGAAGTGGTCTTAAAGAATGAGAATACACTCAAAATTCTAATTGAACAAAACCT TCCTATTGTAGCACCGATGATAACTCGAGCTGGCCGACTGTGGAGCAACTTTTGGGGAGCCCTCAGTGGTGACGGCTACTATGCTCGGTCTGAGGACTATGTGGACATAGTTCAAGGACAGAGAGT gggCGTATGGAATGTCCCGTACGTGTCGAGTGTGTACCTGGTAAAAGCCAGCCTCCTTCGATCAGCGTTGAAAGACTACGAGCTGTTCAACTCGCCTATCTTAGACCCTGACATGGCTTACTGCCACAACGTTCGCAACAAG gGAATCTTCATGTATGTAACCAACATGCATACTTTTGGTCGCATCCTATCAACAGAAAACTACCAGACTACTCATCTGCATAATGATCTGTGGCAGATTTTTGAAAACCCAGTG GACTGGCAGGATCGCTACATTCATGCAAACTACACCCGCATCATGAAAGACAATCTGATTGAAACG CCTTGTCCTGATGTGTACTGGTTCCCAATTTTCTCTGATGTTGCTTGTAACCACCTAGTTGAAGAGATGGAGCACTATGGGAAATGGTCAGGGGGTGGCAATGTG GATACAAGAATCCAAGGTGGCTATGAGAATGTGCCCACCATCGATATCCACATGAATCAAGTCAACTTTGAAAAGGAATGGCAGAAATTCTTACTGGAATACATCGCACCAATAACTGAGAAAATGTACCCCGGTTACTACACCAAG gctCAGTTTGACTTGGCCTTTGTAGTTAGATATAAGAAGGATGAGCAGCCATCCTTGAAGCCGCACCATGATGCCTCCACATTCACTATAAACATTGCACTCAATCAAGTGGGCCTTGATTACCAG GGTGGTGGATGCAGGTTCCTGCGCTATGACTGCTCCGTTCAGGCTCCTCGTAAAGGCTGGGCCCTCATGCACCCAGGCCGCCTCACCCACTACCACGAAGGCCTGCCAACCACAGGTGGTGTCCGCTACATTGCAGTGTCCTTCGTAGATCCCTGA